In one Nicotiana tomentosiformis chromosome 6, ASM39032v3, whole genome shotgun sequence genomic region, the following are encoded:
- the LOC108948910 gene encoding uncharacterized protein: MRCRSPIGWFEIGEAELLGPDIVHQAMENVKIIKERLKTAQSRQKSFSDVDRRDLEFKEYDRAFLKLSPLKGVIRFVKKGKVSLRYVGPYKIIQRIGEVAYKLELPPEMSLLHPVFHVSMLKKVVGDPLAIVPVKTIEVIEELSYEDISVAILNRKVRKLRNKEVASMKVLWRNQQVKEATWEDEEEMKEKYSYLFV, encoded by the coding sequence atgagatgtagatctcccattgggtggtttgaaattggggaagcagagttgttAGGGCCAGAcatcgtgcatcaggctatggaaaatgttaagatcattaaggagaggttgaagactgctcagagccGTCAGAAGTCCTTTTCGGATGTTgatcgtagggatttggagttcaaagaatatGATAGGGCATTCTTGAAGCTTTCCCCCTTGAAGGGTGTAATAAGATTTGTTAAGAAAGGGAAAGTGAGTTtaaggtatgtcggaccgtacaaaatcattcagaggatcggtgaggtggcgtacaagcttgagctaccacctgagatgtcattactgcacccggtattccatgtgtctatgttgaagaaggtagttggagatccgttaGCTATTGTGCCGGTTAAAACCATTGAAGTTATTGAAGAACTGTCGTATGAAGATATTTCAGTTGCCATTCTTAATAGgaaggtccgaaagttgaggaataaagaagtTGCCTCCATGaaggtgttgtggcgaaaccagcaggttaaagaggctacttgggaggatGAGGAAGAGATGAAAGAGAAGTATTCTTACTTGTTTGTATAA